CTAAGAAGTTTATGAAGCCGGGCGACCGCGTGCTTATTATTGATGATTTCCTTGCGAATGGGGAAGCGGCGTTTGGTCTTGCGCGGATTGTTGAGCAGGCAGGTGCTGAGGTTGTCGGTATTGGTATCGTAATAGAAAAAGCGTTTCAGCCGGGCGGCCGTCTGCTTCAAGAGAAAGGCTACCGTGTTGAATCACTGGTGCGAATTGCATCACTTGAGAATGGACAAGTTACATTTGCAGATGAAGAGGATGGAATCTAATGTCACGTGAACGTATATTTAACCGTAATCGTCACCCTTTAAAAACATTTTCACTTGGCATTCAGCACGTCTTGGCCATGTATGCGGGAGCTGTCATCGTTCCGCTGATTGTCGGTGGACCAAGTGGTCTGAATCTGCCGCCGGATCAAATCACGTATCTGATCGCGATTGACCTGCTGGCCTGTGGTCTGGCCACACTGCTGCAAGTATGGGGCGGCAAATATTTTGGTATCGGTCTTCCGGTAATGCTTGGCTGCGCCTTCCAGGCCGTTTCTCCAATGATTCTGATCGGTAATCAATATGGTGTGAGCGCCATTTATGGTGCGATTATCGCCTCTGGTCTGTTCGTCATGATCTTTGGCGGCTTGTTCGGGAAGCTGATTCGTTTCTTCCCGCCGGTCGTTACAGGCTCGGTCGTTACGATTATTGGTCTTACGCTCATTCCGGTTGCGCTAAACGATCTTGGCGGCGGTAATGGAGCGGCGGATTTCGGTGATCCTGTGAACCTTCTGCTGGGCTTCGGTGTATTGTTATTCATCATTATCTTAAACCGTTTAACAAAGGGGTTTATCCAGTCGATTTCGATCCTGCTCGGTCTGGTGGCCGGGACTCTGGTTGCCGGGCTGTTCTTCGGTAAAGTGGACTTATCTCCTATGCTTGAAGCAAGCTGGTTCCGTGCACCTGAACCGTTCCATTTTGGGACGCCTACCTTTAACCTGTCTGCTATTCTGACGATGATTCTGGTTGCGATTGTCAGTATCGCAGAGTCGACAGGGGTATTTATGGCTCTGGGTAAAATTTTGAACAAAGAAATTGATTCTAAGGACCTGTCCAGAGGATACAGAGCAGAAGGGCTTGCCATTGTGGTTGGGGGGATCTTTAACTCCTTCCCGTATACAACATACTCCCAGAACGTAGGTTTGCTGCAAATGAGCCGCGTGAAGACACGGGACGTTATTGCTGTGGCCGGTCTGCTGCTCATTCTGATCGGATTCGTTCCCAAGATTGCAGCAACAGCTCAGATGATTCCTCCTGCCGTGCTTGGCGGCGCTACTGTAGCCCTGTTTGGGATGGTCGTCTCCTCTGGTATCCGGATGCTGGCTGATCAGGTAGACTTTAACCGTTACGAGAACCTGCTTATTATTGCGGTGTCCGTAGGGATGGGTCTCGGCGTCACGGTTGTACCAAACCTGTTCTCACAGCTTCCTTCCGAGATCGGTATTTTGCTGAATAACGGAATTGTGGTCGGCAGCTTTACTGCGATATTGCTGAACCTGATCTTTAATGGATTGGGTCCCAAACCGCAGAAAAAGGCTGAGCCGGACACGACAACGGAATCGGTCTAATCTTCTATCATAAATATAGCCGCTGGTTATCCTGCTTAGGATCATCAGCGGTTTTTTGTGTGTTATGAAGCTGCTGGGGGCAGGCAGGCGGCAAAGTATAAGCACCAGTTGCTCTGCTTATAAGGGGGATTACAGCTTGCGCATCTGCTTCTCTGCAAGATCGCCTACTAGAGGAAGCTTGAGCCATTTCCCTTGCAGAGTTGCCGCCAGCATAATCACCCATATCGCCACACCAAGCAGTGACAGCAGCGAAGCAAGCAGGGGGCCAAGCAAAGGGATCAAGCCGCTGAGTACATGACCGACGACAATAGCTCCGAAGGCAAACAGGGATTGAAGTGCATGAAACATAACGAAACGGCTCCGCTTCTCAAGCGCAAGCAGCAATATGGCTCCGATAAAACCGAAGAAGTAGCACAGTGCACCTGCAATGTTCTCATCAAGACCGGTCGATGATTTGAATGGGGACATCAAGTATCCTCCTCCTTTGTCCATCTCTCTTTAAGCATCATATGAGAGAGAGGCGTGGAGTTGAACAACCATCTAAATAAAAAAATATCACTCTTCCATGAAGGAACAGTGATATGTGTTCTCTAACTCTGTCAGCTCCCGCCCTGAAATTGACGCCGCGGGCTTGTTATTTTGCCTTTTTTATTCTCATCATCCTCTTTGGGAACGAGGCGCTCGTCTGTTCTGCCTTCATGATGATTCTCAAACGCAAACTCCGTCAGCTCCCATTCCGTGGCTCCATGAATCGGGTCCGGCGGAAAATGCTGTCCTCTGTGCAGATGCTCCGTCAGCCCCCGCTCATTGGTATATACACCATCTACCTCAACCTTTTCCCGCGTAATCGGGAGCATGTCCTTATCCTTGCTGCTCATATGTGGAGCCTCCTTGAACTTATTTTATTACATGAAATCAATGGATCTTAGGGAGTGCAGCAGCTTATACAAGCGGCTTTAAGCTCTCACTTCAGTAGGATAGGTTCTCCGTTTCGGCGCATAACTATCCGTGTTCACGGCATAATAAAGGTATGTAAATGATTGGTATTCACATCATAGGACTGAATCCGGAGCAAGCATTTGCCGATACATTATATATAGAAAATGGTATTCAGCATTTGATTTGTATTTTACAAAATTGATATTTCTGGAAAGCTGTACGCAAGCTTTGAATATGATACAATAGAAGTGTGGTTCAAAAAGAATCATTTCGGGTATTTATAATGTCAGGTACCTGTTTAAGTCAGGGATTCCCGGCCTGAAGCTAATTACAGCTGCACACACTTCTTCATGGTATCACTTAGATCTTTTTTTTCTACGGATTCTCTAAACGGAGCATTTACTTTTGAACGTTTTGGGAGGGAGTTATCATGGCAACAAAAGGTCATAATGAGGTCAAAGAAAGTTTACGAGAAATGACTCGGATTTTCAGGCCGAAGGATCCTAAAAAATTCGTGAAGGAGTATGTGAAAAAATACCGGATAACAGGAGGGTACGAAGAGGAGCTTACACTCGTCGTCGAGCGTGAACTGACAAGACTGAATTCCTCAGTCTCCTGATTCTTCAATTTTGCGTCACTACTGTAATCAAGCATCTGAATATACTGTTCTTATTTGAATAGAACCGCCCGCCTGTGAATGGAATGCAGGAGAGGCGGTTTTTTTTGCGCGTGAGCATGCATATACATAGAGTTAGCGCCACTACGGGAAGGGGCTGACCTGAGATGTCTGTGATCCTGAAGACAAAAGAGGAAATCGGGTACATGCGGGAGGCAGGGAGGATCCTGAAGGCTTGTCACCGAAGGATTGAATCCATGCTTACGCCAGGAATAACAACCGAAGCGATCGATAACTTTGTTGAGGACTTCCTTGCCGAACAGGGTGCAACTCCGGAACAGAAGGGGTATAAAGGCTATCCCTATGCGATATGCGCATCAGTGAATGAAATTGTATGTCACGGCTTCCCTTCCGATACAGCTCTAGTCAATGGAGATGTAGTAACCATTGATATGGTGGTCAACAAGGATGGCTGGCTGGCCGATTCTGCATGGACTTATGCGGTTGGAAAGACCGATGCCAAGACCGCGAGATTTATGAAACGGACGGAAAAGGCAATGCATCAGGGGATTGCGCAAGCGCTGCCGGGGAAGACGGTAGGTGACATCGGTTACGCAATTGAAAAATGCGTGAAGCCGTGGCGCTACGGGATCGTCAAGCCGCTGGTTGGACATGGCATTGGCCGCATCATGCATGAGCAGCCGGACATTTTCCCTTATGGCAAGCCCGGTCAAGGCATCCGGCTTGAAGAGGGGATGGTTATCACGGTAGAGCCTGTTCTAACCATGGGGCCGACGGGTGCCGTCTACTGGGAAGATGACGGCTGGACGATCCGTTCTGCGGATGGCAGCATCGGAGCCCAGTATGAGCATACGGTAGCCATTACAAAGGATGGCCCTCTCCTGCTAACCGTTTGAGTTGAAATAAAAGCTGGTTCTGACTAGTAATCATGTAAATTTTTTTGAAAGTGCTTCTGGCTACTTTGTAACCCGCTTCTGCATAGGATCGGGTTTTCTTTTGTGGTAAATGATGGATGAAATTAGAAATGAGATGGCATTTCATGTGCTGAGATAGCAAAAAAGAGAGATGCATTCTATAAATAGATTGCTAGAGTTGCCAGCAATTTATTTGCACTATACTACATAAATCAGCAAACCGCGGAACTTGCTCGAAAGCTCCCGTATTATCCGTAATTTGGAAGAAAACAATGAATTATTGCTCTGTTATTCAGTCGTGAAATCGTTAACAAACATAATAATGGCGCGGTTTTTGAGACTTTTTGAACAATTTGTGAACATGTGTCTAAAGATTGACAAAAACAGGGGGTCGACTTATATTTAATAAGTGATTGTATTAATTTACAGGATTACAACAAAGGTACTAGAGCAGGTAGAATACTCGCTTTTTGGAACCAGATGGTAATCAGCGAAATTGGGAAAAGTGGGGTAGATAGGTGATGAAAAGGTGGCGGCACGGAAAAAGAATCCTCCCATTGCTGGCAGCATTCTCATTGTTATTGTCCGCTTGCGGCCGTGAGGATTTGTCTGTATTGAGACCGCAGGGTCCCGTAGCACAAGGGCAGCTTGATCTAATGAAGCTTGCCATAACGATCATGGTCGTCGTACTCCTTGTGGTGTTTGCGATTGCGGCCTTTGTATTGATCAAGTTCCGGCGCAGGCCAGGACAGAATGAAATTCCTGAACAGGTGGAAGGTAATCACAAGCTGGAGATTATATGGACCGTTATTCCTCTCGTGCTTGTCATTATACTGGCTGTTCCAACCGTTCAGCAGCTCTCCGCTTTAGGCAAAGACTACACCAAAGACGAAAACGCCCTTCAGGTTAAAGTGACCGCTCACCAGTACTGGTGGGAATTCAGCTATCCTGATCTCGGTGTGACGACCGCACAAGACCTCATCATTCCAACCGATAAGACGATTTCATTTGTACTTGAAAGTAATGATGTAATTCACTCCTTCTGGGTACCGTCCCTGGCGGGCAAGATTGACACGAACTTCGACGGAACCTTGAACAAATTCCATTTCTCTGCACCGAATGAAGGCGTTTACCGCGGGAAGTGTGCTGAGCTGTGCGGACCATCCCATGCATATATGGAATTCAAGGTTAAGGCTGTCAGCCAAGAAGAATTTGATAATTGGGTGACTGCGATGCAGGCGCCGGCTGTTCTGCCTGAAGATGAGCAGCTTGCTGAGAAATTCAAGTCTGCTTGCCTGAGCTGCCATGCTGTGGGCGATCAAGGCGGTCCTCTAGGTCCGAACCTTACTGGGATCGGCGGCAGGGAATCCATCGCGAGCATGCTTCTGAATGAACGTGAAGGTCAGGAGGGTGCACCTGTAGAGGAGAACCTCAAAGAATGGCTTCATGATCCGCAGGCTGTCAAACCGGGCAATGAGATGCCGTCTCCGGCAGAACTTGGACTGACCACGGAAGAGGTCGATGCTATAGCCGAGTATTTGGCCGATTACAAGCTGGATTATGAAACGAACAGTGCGGATTGAGAAGGAGGTACTTGAACTTGGCTCACGCTCATACGGTTAAACGGTATACGGGAATTATGGATTGGCTGACGACCGTTGACCACAAAAAAATCGCGATTCTTTACTTGGCGGCAGGAGGCTTGTTCTTCGGGATCGGTGGAATTGAAGCTATTCTGATTCGTCTTCAATTAATTATTCCTTACAATGAATTAATGACTACCCAGACATTTAATGAAATGATTACAATGCATGGAACGACAATGATCTTCCTCGGCGTTATGCCGATCATATTCGCACTGATGAATGCGGTGCTACCGCTGCAGATCGGGGCAAGGGACGTTGCGTTTCCTTTTCTGAACTCGCTCGGCTTCTGGACCTTTCTGTTCGGGGGATTGCTGCTTAATCTGAGCTGGTTGATGGGTGGTGCTCCGGACGCAGGTTGGACATCCTATGTCCCGCTATCAAGCACGGAGTACAGCAAAACGCACGGTGTCGATTTCTACACCATCGGTCTCCAGATTGCAGGTCTTGGCACGCTGATCGGGGGCATCAACTTCCTTGCTACGATTATTACGATGCGTGCACCCGGGATGTCTTTTATGAGAATGCCGATGTTTGCCTGGACGACATTTATAACATCCGCCATTATTCTGTTTGCTTTCCCAGCCATTACGGTGGGTCTTGTTCTACTAACCTTTGACCGAATCCTCGGAGCTAACTTCTTCGATGTTGCAGGTGGAGGTAACCCGGTATTATGGCAGCATATTTTCTGGATCTTCGGTCACCCTGAAGTATATATCCTGATTCTGCCGGCATTCGGAATCATTTCCGAAGTTATTCCGACCTTCTCCAGAAAGAGATTGTTCGGTTACAGCTCCATGGTATTTGCAACAATTCTGATTGCGTTCCTTGGCTTCATGGTTTGGGCGCATCATATGTTTACAACAGGGATGGGTACGGTAGCGAATGCCTTGTTCTCGATCTCAACAATGCTGATTGCGGTACCTACGGGGATCAAGATCTTTAACTGGCTGTTTACAATGTGGGGCGGACAAATCCGGTTCACGTCTGCGAATCTGTACGCGATCGGCTTTGTTCCTACCTTTGTCATGGGCGGGGTAACCGGCGTCATGCTCGCCTCTGCACCGGCAGACTTTCAGTTCCATGATACATATTTTGTCGTCGCGCACTTTCATTACGTCATTGTAGGTGGCCTTGTCCTTGGACTGTTCTCCGGTCTGCACTACTGGTGGCCGAAGATGTTCGGGCGTGTGCTCGCAGAGGGACTGGGCAAGATTACGTTCTGGATCTTCATTATCGGCTTCCATCTTACGTTCTTCGTTCAGCACTTCCTCGGTCTGATGGGGATGCAGCGGCGGGTTGCAACCTATGCACCGAATCAGGGCTTTGACATGCTGAACCTGATCAGTACGGTTGGTGCACTCATGATGGGTGTAGGTGTCATTTTGTTCCTGGTGAATATCGTTAAGACTTCACTGAAGCCTGCTGATGCTGGCAACGATCCTTGGGAGGATGGACGTACACTGGAATGGACGATTCCTTCTCCTCCGCCAGAATACAACTTTAAACAGACTCCGCTCGTACGTGGAATTGATGCTTACTGGAAAGAGAAGATGGCTGGCCATTCAGAGATGACTCCGGCTGAGCCGGTCGGACCGATCCATATG
This sequence is a window from Paenibacillus urinalis. Protein-coding genes within it:
- the coxB gene encoding cytochrome c oxidase subunit II yields the protein MMKRWRHGKRILPLLAAFSLLLSACGREDLSVLRPQGPVAQGQLDLMKLAITIMVVVLLVVFAIAAFVLIKFRRRPGQNEIPEQVEGNHKLEIIWTVIPLVLVIILAVPTVQQLSALGKDYTKDENALQVKVTAHQYWWEFSYPDLGVTTAQDLIIPTDKTISFVLESNDVIHSFWVPSLAGKIDTNFDGTLNKFHFSAPNEGVYRGKCAELCGPSHAYMEFKVKAVSQEEFDNWVTAMQAPAVLPEDEQLAEKFKSACLSCHAVGDQGGPLGPNLTGIGGRESIASMLLNEREGQEGAPVEENLKEWLHDPQAVKPGNEMPSPAELGLTTEEVDAIAEYLADYKLDYETNSAD
- a CDS encoding nucleobase:cation symporter-2 family protein, with product MSRERIFNRNRHPLKTFSLGIQHVLAMYAGAVIVPLIVGGPSGLNLPPDQITYLIAIDLLACGLATLLQVWGGKYFGIGLPVMLGCAFQAVSPMILIGNQYGVSAIYGAIIASGLFVMIFGGLFGKLIRFFPPVVTGSVVTIIGLTLIPVALNDLGGGNGAADFGDPVNLLLGFGVLLFIIILNRLTKGFIQSISILLGLVAGTLVAGLFFGKVDLSPMLEASWFRAPEPFHFGTPTFNLSAILTMILVAIVSIAESTGVFMALGKILNKEIDSKDLSRGYRAEGLAIVVGGIFNSFPYTTYSQNVGLLQMSRVKTRDVIAVAGLLLILIGFVPKIAATAQMIPPAVLGGATVALFGMVVSSGIRMLADQVDFNRYENLLIIAVSVGMGLGVTVVPNLFSQLPSEIGILLNNGIVVGSFTAILLNLIFNGLGPKPQKKAEPDTTTESV
- the ctaD gene encoding cytochrome c oxidase subunit I, whose protein sequence is MDWLTTVDHKKIAILYLAAGGLFFGIGGIEAILIRLQLIIPYNELMTTQTFNEMITMHGTTMIFLGVMPIIFALMNAVLPLQIGARDVAFPFLNSLGFWTFLFGGLLLNLSWLMGGAPDAGWTSYVPLSSTEYSKTHGVDFYTIGLQIAGLGTLIGGINFLATIITMRAPGMSFMRMPMFAWTTFITSAIILFAFPAITVGLVLLTFDRILGANFFDVAGGGNPVLWQHIFWIFGHPEVYILILPAFGIISEVIPTFSRKRLFGYSSMVFATILIAFLGFMVWAHHMFTTGMGTVANALFSISTMLIAVPTGIKIFNWLFTMWGGQIRFTSANLYAIGFVPTFVMGGVTGVMLASAPADFQFHDTYFVVAHFHYVIVGGLVLGLFSGLHYWWPKMFGRVLAEGLGKITFWIFIIGFHLTFFVQHFLGLMGMQRRVATYAPNQGFDMLNLISTVGALMMGVGVILFLVNIVKTSLKPADAGNDPWEDGRTLEWTIPSPPPEYNFKQTPLVRGIDAYWKEKMAGHSEMTPAEPVGPIHMPSATILPFLMSVGIFIAGLGLMFTNDDFGNAFMNFMFNNYIVVIIGLGITFGCMIVRSLYDDHGWHIEPEELEDKGAKA
- the map gene encoding type I methionyl aminopeptidase; this translates as MSVILKTKEEIGYMREAGRILKACHRRIESMLTPGITTEAIDNFVEDFLAEQGATPEQKGYKGYPYAICASVNEIVCHGFPSDTALVNGDVVTIDMVVNKDGWLADSAWTYAVGKTDAKTARFMKRTEKAMHQGIAQALPGKTVGDIGYAIEKCVKPWRYGIVKPLVGHGIGRIMHEQPDIFPYGKPGQGIRLEEGMVITVEPVLTMGPTGAVYWEDDGWTIRSADGSIGAQYEHTVAITKDGPLLLTV
- a CDS encoding DUF4870 domain-containing protein, coding for MSPFKSSTGLDENIAGALCYFFGFIGAILLLALEKRSRFVMFHALQSLFAFGAIVVGHVLSGLIPLLGPLLASLLSLLGVAIWVIMLAATLQGKWLKLPLVGDLAEKQMRKL